A portion of the Limanda limanda chromosome 3, fLimLim1.1, whole genome shotgun sequence genome contains these proteins:
- the LOC132998395 gene encoding zinc finger protein 319, which translates to MRSGAMTEAWQQQHAVAPPSVVHTLPQGADNPLGCTVYGVVLQPDATLQQHGQQHSVQAQQPSLQGGGERGHKCGACGHDISHLANPHEHQCMVNQDRSFQCTQCMKIFSQATDLLEHQCVQVEQKPFVCGVCKMGFSLLTSLAQHHNSHGNGNNPMKCSICEKTYRPGSGNVTPTSSAANPQQPSTGETSGGGAAIGASSPPAFEASSPDRPYKCSVCHKAFRHLSELTRHERVHTGEKPYKCDTCDKSFSQSSHLAHHQRTHSSERPYKCAVCEKSFKHRSHLVRHMYAHSGEHLFKCNLCEMHFKESSELLHHQCQPEGERPFRCGSCGKSFKRPSDLRQHERTHSEERPFQCEECQMSFKQQYALVRHRRTHKNPADRPFKCNLCDKGFLQPSHLLYHQQVHGMESLFKCASCQKSFSQSGELLRHKCGGEVEKPYKCDVCGKGYKKNSTLQRHQNSHCTEKPLKCSLCDKRFVSSSEFVQHRCDPTREKPLKCPDCEKRFRYSSELQRHRRVHTGEKPFKCASCDKSFKQREHLAKHQSVHSRETQFKCVWCGERFVDLTALQEHTVQHTAEGESFPEAPCIP; encoded by the coding sequence ATGCGAAGTGGAGCGATGACGGAGgcgtggcagcagcagcatgcgGTGGCTCCTCCCTCTGTGGTGCACACGCTGCCCCAGGGCGCCGACAACCCGCTGGGCTGCACGGTGTACGGCGTGGTGCTGCAGCCGGACGCCACGCTGCAGCAGCACGGCCAGCAGCACTCGGTGCAGGCCCAGCAGCCCTccctgcagggggggggcgagagaggCCACAAGTGCGGCGCCTGCGGCCACGACATCTCTCACCTGGCCAACCCGCACGAGCACCAGTGCATGGTGAACCAGGACCGCTCCTTCCAGTGCACGCAGTGCATGAAGATCTTCAGCCAGGCCACGGACCTGCTGGAGCACCAGTGCGTGCAGGTGGAGCAGAAGCCCTTCGTGTGTGGCGTGTGTAAGATGGGCTTCTCGCTGCTCACCTCCCTGGCTCAGCACCACAACTCGCACGGCAACGGCAACAACCCCATGAAGTGCTCCATCTGTGAGAAGACCTACCGGCCCGGCTCTGGAAACGTCACGCCCACCTCGTCCGCGGCCAACCCCCAGCAGCCCTCCACCGGCGAGACGTCCGGCGGCGGCGCAGCCATCGGGGCCTCGTCTCCGCCGGCGTTCGAGGCCTCCTCCCCCGACAGGCCGTACAAGTGCTCCGTGTGCCACAAGGCCTTCCGGCACCTGTCCGAGCTGACCCGCCATGAGAGAGTACACACTGGTGAAAAGCCGTACAAATGTGACACGTGTGACAAAAGCTTCAGCCAGTCGTCTCACCTGGCGCACCACCAGCGCACGCACAGCTCCGAGCGGCCGTACAAGTGCGCCGTGTGCGAGAAGAGCTTCAAGCATCGCTCGCACCTGGTGCGCCACATGTACGCTCATTCGGGCGAGCACCTGTTCAAGTGCAATTTGTGTGAGATGCACTTTAAGGAGTCGTCCGAGCTCCTGCACCATCAGTGCCAGCCGGAGGGCGAGCGGCCTTTCCGCTGCGGCTCGTGTGGAAAGAGCTTCAAGCGCCCGTCTGACCTGCGGCAGCACGAACGCACGCACTCCGAGGAGCGGCCCTTCCAGTGCGAGGAGTGCCAGATGAGCTTCAAGCAGCAGTACGCGCTCGTACGCCACCGACGCACCCACAAGAATCCAGCTGATCGCCCGTTCAAGTGCAACCTGTGCGATAAGGGCTTCCTGCAGCCGTCCCACCTGCTCTACCACCAGCAGGTCCACGGTATGGAAAGTCTCTTTAAATGTGCATCCTGCCAGAAGTctttcagccaatcaggagagCTGCTGCGGCACAAGTGTGGGGGTGAAGTGGAGAAGCCGTACAAGTGCGACGTGTGCGGCAAAGGTTACAAAAAGAATTCAACGCTGCAGCGCCACCAGAACTCTCACTGCACGGAGAAGCCGCTGAAATGCTCTCTGTGCGACAAGCGCTTCGTGTCGTCCTCGGAGTTCGTGCAGCACCGCTGCGACCCGACCCGGGAAAAGCCGCTGAAGTGTCCTGATTGTGAAAAGCGCTTTAGGTACTCGTCAGAGCTGCAGCGCCATCGCAGAGTtcacacaggagagaagcctTTCAAGTGTGCCAGCTGCGACAAGAGCTTCAAGCAGCGCGAGCACCTGGCCAAGCACCAGAGCGTGCACTCGCGGGAGACGCAGTTCAAGTGCGTGTGGTGCGGCGAGCGTTTCGTGGACCTCACGGCGCTGCAGGAGCACACGGTCCAGCACACGGCCGAGGGCGAGAGCTTCCCCGAGGCGCCCTGCATCCCGTGA
- the LOC132998878 gene encoding casein kinase II subunit alpha'-like has protein sequence MPGSTPASSKARVYTDVNTQKNREYWDYDAHVPNWSNQDNYQLVRKLGRGKYSEVFEAINVTNNEKVVVKILKPVKKKKIKREIKILENLRGGTNIIRLVDTVKDPVSRTPALVFECINNTDFKELYQKLTDYDIRFYMYELLKALDYCHSMGIMHRDVKPHNVMIDHQLRKLRLIDWGLAEFYHPAQEYNVRVASRYFKGPELLVDYQMYDYSLDMWSLGCMLASMIFLKEPFFHGQDNYDQLVRIAKVLGTDELFGYLHKYHIELDTRFKDLLGQQTRKRWEQFIQSENQHLVSPEALDLLDKLLRYDHQQRLTAAEAMQHPYFYPVVKEHANANTDGTKALSSSNAT, from the exons ATGCCCGGATCCACGCCGGCCAGCAGCAAGGCTCGGGTGTACACCGACGtcaacacacagaagaacagagagTACTGGGACTATGATGCACATGTGCCAAACTGGAG CAATCAAGACAATTATCAGCTGGTTCGTAAACTGGGTCGGGGGAAGTACAGTGAAGTGTTCGAGGCCATAAATGTGACCAACAATGAGAAGGTGGTGGTAAAAATCCTCAAG CCcgtcaagaagaagaaaatcaaaagggAAATCAAAATTCTTGAAAACCTGCGTGGAGGAACCAACATCATCCGCCTGGTGGACACAGTCAAAGACCCCGTG TCCAGAACACCAGCGCTTGTCTTTGAGTGCATCAATAACACAGATTTTAAG GAGCTTTACCAGAAGCTGACAGACTATGACATCAGATTCTACATGTATGAGCTGCTCAAG GCTCTGGACTACTGCCACAGTATGGGCATCATGCACCGAGACGTGAAGCCGCACAACGTGATGATCGACCACCAGCTGAGGAAG CTGCGTCTCATCGACTGGGGTTTGGCAGAGTTCTACCATCCCGCTCAGGAATACAATGTCAGGGTAGCGTCTCGCTATTTCAAAGGCCCTGAGCTGCTAGTGGACTATCAG ATGTATGACTATAGTTTGGACATGTGGAGTCTGGGCTGCATGTTGGCCAGCATGATCTTCCTGAAGGAGCCATTTTTTCATGGCCAGGACAACTACGATCAG CTGGTCCGCATCGCTAAGGTTCTGGGCACCGACGAGCTCTTCGGTTACCTGCACAAGTATCACATAGAACTGGACACCCGCTTCAAAGACCTGCTGGGACA gCAAACACGGAAGCGTTGGGAGCAGTTCATCCAATCAGAGAACCAGCACCTGGTGAGTCCCGAGGCTCTGGACCTGCTGGACAAGCTGCTGCGCTACGACCACCAGCAGCGGCTGACGGCGGCCGAGGCCATGCAGCACCCGTACTTCT ATCCTGTGGTGAAGGAACACGC